The DNA window tttttatcaacgaGAACAAGATCAAGTCAgatgaaaatcaaaaattcaCAAAAATTAAGCACCTAGACTATGTAATTATATGTAAGGCGCGCAATGTCGCTACGTGGGACAATTGTCCCCTAGTCTATCCCTGGTTCAAACTAAACTTGTGCCTGATATTAGATATTTGAATCCTGTATAATGCTACatgattaattatattttacttttagtaaTATAAGGCATTTTTGTTACAGGGCAAACTCCACAGAAGAAATCAAATGGTGGACACGAAACTTACCAATGCACCCACTGTAAATATACAACAGTTGAAAAACTATGCTTAATTAGGCATTTAAGTAAGCATACTAATGAGAGGCCGTATAAATGTGACCAGTGTAGCTATACTTGCAGCGGCAAGAGTATTATGGAAGTTCATGTTAGGAAACACACTGGGGATAAACCATATAAATGTGACCAGTGTAGCTATGCTTGCAGCTACAAGGGTACTATGCAAGTTCATGTAAGGACACATACTGGTGAAAAATCATATAAATTTAACCAGTGTAGCTCCAAGAGTGCTATGCAGGTTCATGTTAGGAAAGACACTGAGGAAAAGCAATATAAATGTGACCTGTGTAGATTCGCTAGCAGCCAAAAAAGTAATTTGCAACGTCATGTAAGGATACACACTAGTGAAAAGCCATATAAATGTGACCAGTGTAGCTATACTTGCCGCTTCAAAAGTATTTTGCAAGTTCATGTTAGGAAACACACTGGAGAAAAGCCATATAAATGTGACCAGTGTATCTATACTTGCAGGTACAAGGGTACTATGCAAGTTCATGTTAGGAAACACACTGGAGAAAAGCCATATAAATGTGACCACTGTAGCTATGCTAGTAGATCCATGAGTACTTTGCAGGTTCATGTTAGGAAACACACTCAGGAAAAGCCATATAAATGTGACCAGTGTAGATTCGCTAGTAGCCTAATAACTAATTTGCAACGTCATGTAATGATACACACTAGTGAAAAGCCATATAAATGTGACCAGTGTAGCTTCGCTAGCAGCCAAATGAATAATTTGAAAGCTCATGTCCGGACACACACTGGTGAAAAGCCATATAAATGTGACCAGTGTAGCTATGCTTCCAACCACATGAGTAATTTGAAAGTTCATGTTAGGAAACACACTGGTGAAAAACCTTACAAATGTGACTTGTGTAGTTATGCTAGTGCCCACAAAGGTGCTTTTAAAAGACACAAAAAGCTACACAATAGTTCGTCCCTTATTTTGgggctttaaaaataataacgacAACCCTCTAAATATATTGATACTACCCCAAAACACCCTGACTAAAATTTTTCAGGTCATGCCTGTAACGGGAACCCAAGTGCAATTCGGTACTTGCATCTAAAATCCCCACACAAACCACTATGAAGAaatttgtggctttccattTCAGAATCCTTGTGCACATGGAGCAGCTTAGGCATGGAACATCATATTTGGTTGACAgtaaattggtaattttttatttgttttctgtTCACATCGAGATTTTgttgtgaaataatatttatacagtATAGCAGATATGCGTTCATATGAAAgaagtttttagcaaaaatgtatggattcgtcatgt is part of the Cydia pomonella isolate Wapato2018A chromosome 27, ilCydPomo1, whole genome shotgun sequence genome and encodes:
- the LOC133532570 gene encoding zinc finger protein 431-like isoform X1 translates to MESSALQHAESVCVKVEPCEAVFITDKPMFEEVSVKAESLLDDVCVKEESLGGSPADAAVKVYADHALKDEPVLGPVVVDRRSVRHAPTGQTPQKKSNGGHETYQCTHCKYTTVEKLCLIRHLSKHTNERPYKCDQCSYTCSGKSIMEVHVRKHTGDKPYKCDQCSYACSYKGTMQVHVRTHTGEKSYKFNQCSSKSAMQVHVRKDTEEKQYKCDLCRFASSQKSNLQRHVRIHTSEKPYKCDQCSYTCRFKSILQVHVRKHTGEKPYKCDQCIYTCRYKGTMQVHVRKHTGEKPYKCDHCSYASRSMSTLQVHVRKHTQEKPYKCDQCRFASSLITNLQRHVMIHTSEKPYKCDQCSFASSQMNNLKAHVRTHTGEKPYKCDQCSYASNHMSNLKVHVRKHTGEKPYKCDLCSYASAHKGAFKRHKKLHNSSSLILGL